A genomic segment from Paenibacillus sp. FSL K6-1096 encodes:
- a CDS encoding ABC transporter permease subunit has product MKAITTAVKREPDKSPSRFWAKFRQQKYLYMMAVPFVLWAFVFSYLPLWGWTMAFQKYKPGKSFFEQKWVGLQYFRELFQDEQFFNALRNTLAMSLMGLLAGFIIPVIFAVLLNEVRLQVLKRFVQTVSYLPHFVSWVVAAGIITKMLSTDNGAVNDLLMGLHIINEPIQFMAKGNLFWGIVTASDVWKETGWNTIIYLAAISGIGPELYEAAKVDGASRLQQVRNITLPGIRGTIIILLIMSIGHLISIGFEKQFLLGNNLVRDYSQTLDLYALNYGLGMGRFSFGTAINIFNSVVSVILLFTANGIFKKITKESII; this is encoded by the coding sequence ATGAAAGCGATTACCACCGCAGTGAAGCGCGAGCCGGACAAATCCCCCTCCCGCTTCTGGGCAAAGTTCCGGCAGCAGAAGTACCTCTATATGATGGCTGTCCCTTTTGTCCTCTGGGCGTTCGTCTTCAGCTATTTGCCGCTCTGGGGATGGACGATGGCCTTCCAGAAGTATAAGCCGGGCAAATCCTTTTTCGAGCAAAAATGGGTCGGACTCCAGTACTTCCGCGAGCTGTTCCAGGATGAGCAGTTCTTCAACGCCCTGCGCAATACCCTGGCGATGAGCCTTATGGGGCTGCTGGCCGGCTTCATTATTCCCGTAATCTTCGCCGTGCTGCTCAATGAGGTCAGGCTGCAGGTGCTGAAGCGCTTCGTCCAGACGGTCTCCTATCTGCCGCACTTCGTCTCCTGGGTGGTCGCCGCCGGGATCATTACCAAGATGCTCTCCACCGACAACGGTGCCGTGAACGATCTGCTCATGGGCCTGCATATCATCAACGAGCCGATCCAGTTCATGGCCAAGGGCAATCTGTTCTGGGGTATTGTGACCGCCTCGGATGTCTGGAAGGAGACCGGCTGGAACACAATTATCTATCTCGCCGCCATCTCGGGGATCGGGCCGGAGCTGTACGAAGCTGCCAAAGTAGACGGCGCCAGCCGGCTGCAGCAGGTCCGTAACATTACGCTGCCGGGCATCCGGGGAACGATCATTATCCTGCTGATTATGTCCATCGGCCACCTGATCAGCATCGGGTTCGAGAAGCAGTTCCTGCTCGGCAACAATCTGGTGCGCGACTATTCCCAGACGCTTGACCTGTATGCGCTTAATTACGGGCTCGGTATGGGTCGGTTCTCCTTCGGGACGGCGATTAATATTTTCAACTCTGTGGTGAGTGTGATTCTGCTCTTTACAGCCAACGGCATCTTCAAAAAAATTACCAAGGAAAGCATCATATAG
- a CDS encoding response regulator transcription factor: MYSVLIVDDELSIREGLTTLLDWESLGYRVVDTAANAVEARHKAELYSPDLMIVDIRMPGKDGLELIRELREAEAEMHILILSGYADFSYARRALSYDIDNYLLKPVDEEELQCYLTGLSAQLAEQAAKRKNHAAAKVWSREMLVQSLLLEHSMGPSSALMDSALEAGLLWDAYQIVLIRLLLQDYADNRPAAAVKSRLTSSLEGSERGIVFSLDSYLGVLLQPSYQKELVSQMMVRQINEAAAAEGVECIITAGDRVERLEALPVSHQSALARMKDHFFYDEPGMIGPDSRKLKLGQPVNPQEAERRLMPVMDRLYYAMDTGNLAAISGLIQETGELMTAAGLSEMAVKSFYVRAVTSISGKLSVHYKELGPAQSRMDGQVEQIYRHTSLPGLQRYITGLLEQYAGNIIRDDMEVLMKRMVDLIHRHYAENLKLETLADVFTYSSAYLGKLFKNSMGCSFNAYLDTIRIEKAKELLDQGSKIHQAASQVGFSDVDYFREKFKKIEGISPSAYRRRGLEPEDNFSESAYEND; the protein is encoded by the coding sequence ATGTATAGTGTGTTAATCGTCGATGATGAGCTGTCCATCCGTGAAGGCCTGACCACACTGCTCGACTGGGAGAGCCTCGGCTACCGGGTAGTGGATACGGCCGCCAATGCGGTGGAAGCCCGGCACAAGGCGGAGCTGTACTCCCCGGATCTGATGATTGTCGATATCCGCATGCCCGGGAAGGACGGGCTGGAGCTGATCCGCGAGCTGCGCGAGGCCGAAGCGGAGATGCACATCCTTATTCTGAGCGGCTATGCCGATTTCAGCTATGCCCGGCGTGCGCTGTCATACGACATCGATAATTATCTGCTCAAGCCGGTGGATGAGGAGGAGCTGCAGTGCTACTTGACCGGCCTGTCTGCACAGCTGGCCGAGCAGGCCGCCAAGCGGAAGAACCATGCGGCTGCCAAGGTATGGAGCCGGGAGATGCTGGTCCAGTCCCTGCTGCTGGAGCACAGCATGGGTCCCTCGTCCGCTCTGATGGACTCCGCGCTGGAGGCCGGGCTGCTCTGGGATGCGTACCAGATTGTCCTGATCCGCCTGCTGCTGCAGGATTATGCCGACAACCGTCCGGCCGCCGCCGTCAAATCCCGGCTGACATCCAGTCTGGAAGGCAGCGAGCGGGGCATCGTCTTCTCGCTGGACTCTTATCTGGGTGTGCTGCTTCAGCCTTCTTACCAGAAGGAGCTGGTCAGCCAGATGATGGTTCGGCAGATTAATGAGGCTGCCGCCGCAGAGGGGGTGGAATGCATCATCACTGCAGGAGACCGCGTGGAGCGTCTGGAGGCGTTGCCGGTCTCCCATCAATCGGCGCTGGCCCGGATGAAGGACCACTTCTTCTATGACGAGCCGGGGATGATCGGCCCGGATTCCCGCAAGCTGAAGCTGGGACAGCCCGTCAATCCCCAGGAAGCCGAGCGCCGGCTGATGCCGGTGATGGACCGGCTGTATTACGCCATGGACACCGGTAACCTTGCTGCAATCTCCGGCCTGATCCAGGAGACGGGGGAGCTGATGACCGCTGCCGGATTATCCGAGATGGCGGTGAAATCGTTCTATGTCCGGGCGGTCACCTCCATCTCCGGCAAGCTCTCGGTCCACTACAAGGAGCTGGGTCCGGCGCAGAGCCGGATGGACGGACAGGTCGAGCAAATCTACCGGCATACCTCTCTGCCCGGGCTGCAGCGCTATATCACCGGTCTGCTGGAGCAGTATGCCGGGAACATTATCCGCGATGATATGGAGGTGCTGATGAAGCGGATGGTCGATCTGATCCACCGGCACTATGCCGAGAATCTGAAGCTGGAGACGCTGGCCGATGTATTCACTTACAGCAGCGCCTACTTAGGCAAGCTCTTCAAGAACAGCATGGGCTGCTCCTTCAATGCGTATCTGGATACGATCCGTATTGAGAAGGCCAAGGAGCTGCTGGACCAGGGCAGCAAAATCCATCAGGCCGCAAGCCAGGTCGGGTTCAGCGATGTCGACTATTTCCGCGAAAAGTTCAAGAAAATCGAGGGCATCTCCCCCTCCGCCTACCGCAGGCGCGGACTGGAGCCGGAGGACAATTTTTCAGAAAGCGCTTACGAAAATGACTGA
- a CDS encoding sensor histidine kinase yields MYTRIITLMNNLRLRTKLFLSFGSVVLIPVLIVGVFLTSELRNMAMNNALEQVAANVDRVKKRTSEMLNIPLDIAYRLSNDSRLEEAANHRYESVYDVVQAYWEYPDFRDFVRLYKEISSIRLYINNPTVLNNWEFLQADPAVTQEPWYQLALSQKGLAFWSYIPDTRNGQYYLSLIRKVDFLKQRTNGVLVINVNSEQLSSILNQETFETIIVDENDNIVASNRAGTLGKNLQEINLKPHSTLSGHGTADITIDGQSFKMLVDDWHPSGSLNSLRIISIFSVESIVSEPNRIISLATTVIISSLILAIILIYYFSRLLTGRMLHLSKHISKVASGNLGARLVIDGKDEIGQLARQFNHMVNNINELMSEVQESNRQKNAIELKQNEIKFKMMASQINPHFLFNALESIRMKAHTRGQTDIAQVVRLLGKMMRKNLEVAGGRITLQSELETVNCYLVIQKFRYNDRLAYELYVDPAANAVLIPPLIIQPLVENCVIHGLEDRMDGGMVRVDIRVEDALLKVEVSDNGIGIPAARLAELREMLDNNDGYETHSIGMRNIHLRLKLTYGPECGLVLASQSGYGTQISFAIPLRSDSYV; encoded by the coding sequence GTGTATACCCGCATCATCACCTTGATGAACAACCTGAGGCTCAGGACCAAGCTTTTCCTCTCGTTCGGCAGTGTCGTGCTGATTCCGGTGCTTATCGTGGGGGTATTTCTAACCAGTGAGCTGCGGAACATGGCGATGAACAATGCGCTGGAGCAGGTGGCCGCCAATGTGGACCGGGTCAAAAAGCGGACCAGCGAGATGCTGAACATCCCGCTGGATATCGCTTACCGCCTGTCCAACGACAGCCGGCTGGAGGAAGCCGCGAACCACCGCTATGAATCCGTCTATGATGTCGTCCAGGCCTATTGGGAGTATCCCGACTTCCGCGATTTCGTCCGGCTGTACAAGGAAATCTCCAGCATCCGGCTGTATATCAACAACCCGACGGTACTGAACAATTGGGAATTCCTCCAGGCCGATCCGGCGGTTACACAGGAGCCGTGGTACCAGCTGGCTCTCAGCCAGAAGGGCCTAGCCTTCTGGAGTTATATTCCCGATACCCGCAACGGCCAGTATTATCTCAGCCTGATCCGCAAGGTTGATTTCCTCAAGCAGCGGACCAACGGGGTACTGGTCATCAACGTCAATTCGGAGCAGCTCAGCAGCATCCTGAACCAGGAGACGTTCGAGACGATCATTGTCGATGAGAATGACAATATTGTGGCCTCCAACCGCGCGGGAACGCTCGGCAAGAACCTGCAGGAGATCAACCTGAAGCCGCACTCCACGCTCTCCGGCCACGGAACGGCAGATATTACGATTGACGGGCAATCCTTCAAAATGCTGGTCGATGACTGGCATCCCTCCGGCAGTCTGAACAGCCTGCGGATTATCTCGATTTTCTCGGTAGAGAGCATTGTGAGTGAGCCAAACCGCATTATCTCGCTCGCTACCACTGTTATTATCTCCTCCCTCATTCTCGCAATTATCCTGATCTATTACTTCTCGCGCCTGCTCACCGGGCGGATGCTGCACTTAAGTAAGCATATCTCCAAGGTCGCCTCCGGAAACCTGGGGGCCAGGCTGGTGATTGACGGCAAGGACGAAATCGGCCAGCTGGCCCGGCAGTTCAATCATATGGTGAATAATATCAACGAGCTGATGAGCGAGGTGCAGGAATCCAACCGCCAGAAGAACGCGATTGAGCTGAAACAGAATGAAATCAAATTCAAAATGATGGCCAGCCAGATCAACCCCCACTTCCTGTTCAACGCGCTGGAATCGATCCGCATGAAGGCCCATACCCGCGGGCAGACCGATATTGCCCAAGTCGTCCGGCTGCTGGGCAAGATGATGCGCAAGAATCTGGAGGTTGCCGGAGGCCGGATCACCCTGCAAAGCGAGCTGGAGACGGTGAACTGCTACCTGGTCATCCAGAAATTCCGTTACAATGACCGGCTTGCCTATGAGCTCTACGTCGATCCGGCCGCCAATGCGGTCCTGATCCCGCCGCTGATCATCCAGCCGCTGGTCGAGAATTGCGTCATTCATGGCCTGGAAGACCGGATGGACGGAGGAATGGTCCGTGTGGACATCCGGGTGGAGGATGCTCTGCTCAAGGTTGAGGTATCCGATAACGGCATCGGAATACCGGCAGCCCGGCTGGCAGAGCTCCGGGAGATGCTGGACAACAATGACGGCTATGAGACCCACAGTATCGGAATGCGCAATATCCATCTGCGCCTGAAGCTGACCTACGGCCCGGAATGCGGCCTGGTCCTGGCCAGCCAGAGCGGATACGGCACACAAATCAGCTTCGCCATCCCCCTAAGGAGTGATTCATATGTATAG
- a CDS encoding carbohydrate ABC transporter permease, whose amino-acid sequence MSMKKLAAASWSDRIFDLVVYLAITVVTVATLYPFLNVLAISFNDSTDSIKGGITIYPRMFTLKNYETIFAYSGLMTGFKISILRTIVGTLLGLISGSMLAFTLSRVDFQGRRFVSTFLALTMYVSGGLIPFYILIKDLHMMGTFSVYVLPGLVSAFNVFVIRSFIDGLPYALQESAKLDGANDFTIYWRVILPLTKPALATIALFLAVGQWNAWIDTYLYNGSKDSLTTLQFELMKVIQSTTTNADNFRGRNMTEVMAQISPESVKMAITIVVTVPILVVYPFLQRYFVKGMTLGSVKS is encoded by the coding sequence ATGTCCATGAAAAAACTGGCCGCCGCATCCTGGTCGGACCGCATCTTCGATTTGGTTGTCTATCTTGCGATTACCGTGGTGACCGTGGCTACGCTGTACCCTTTTCTGAACGTGCTGGCGATCTCCTTCAACGATTCCACCGACAGCATCAAGGGCGGAATTACAATCTATCCCCGGATGTTCACCCTGAAGAACTATGAGACTATCTTCGCCTACTCCGGACTGATGACCGGCTTCAAAATCTCGATCCTGCGCACCATTGTCGGCACTCTGCTCGGACTGATCAGCGGCTCCATGCTGGCCTTCACCCTAAGCCGGGTGGACTTCCAGGGCCGCAGGTTCGTCTCCACCTTCCTGGCGCTGACGATGTATGTATCGGGCGGTCTGATTCCGTTCTACATCCTGATCAAGGATCTGCATATGATGGGCACCTTCAGCGTCTACGTCCTGCCCGGCCTGGTCAGCGCCTTCAATGTGTTCGTCATCCGCTCGTTCATCGACGGCCTGCCTTATGCCCTGCAAGAGTCGGCGAAGCTGGACGGGGCCAATGACTTCACCATCTACTGGCGGGTGATTCTGCCGCTGACCAAGCCCGCGCTGGCTACCATTGCCCTGTTCCTGGCCGTCGGCCAGTGGAATGCCTGGATTGACACCTACCTGTACAACGGCTCGAAGGATTCCCTGACGACGCTGCAATTCGAGCTGATGAAGGTCATTCAGAGCACAACCACCAATGCGGACAACTTCCGCGGCCGGAATATGACTGAGGTCATGGCCCAGATCTCCCCCGAATCGGTCAAAATGGCGATTACCATCGTAGTCACAGTTCCTATTCTGGTGGTCTATCCGTTCCTGCAGCGCTATTTCGTCAAAGGCATGACGCTGGGTTCGGTCAAAAGCTAG